In one window of Nycticebus coucang isolate mNycCou1 chromosome 23, mNycCou1.pri, whole genome shotgun sequence DNA:
- the DGKQ gene encoding diacylglycerol kinase theta isoform X3, protein MPRVWCPEAQSGKCGPAAAWAVRGRVHANHTRPARVGQPFEPCLGAPSLSPPPRLFLCPALGSTPWLRLRSGAGAIGILAVQAEQPRCRSPPVRCCLQRARPGSGGSGWDGGGGRARSPPLAGRQRPAAQKPGLQPSTGQRRPRAPGFGAGAGAGGRQTPGSRGLAGPQLPEGDAHQAHLLPSLLGLHLGAGRLPVRRDWGVWGHSREGCALKLRAFWKSCLSPEQTASRLCGAAYSCLGGVREECPWGSWSPTEMQELARPLPFWAHLRTPIPIVCNFMSHEKCLKHVKTPCTSVAPSLVRVPVAHCFGSRGVYKRKFCAVCRKGLEAPALRCEVCELYLHPDCVPFACSDCRQCHQDGHQDHDVHHHHHWREGNLSSGARCEVCRKMCSSSEVLAGLRCEWCGVQAHSVCSTVLAPECTFGRLRSLVLPPTCVRLLSRNFSKMHCFRITEMMAPELGDGDGGADGGAAAVPGRETLVPPESSKQTLKIFDGDDAVRRNQFRVITISRLAPSKEVLEAALRAYYIPEDPDSLELHPLPSQAGNALAWAKAGILEEEEGVRGPGSCEAAPEAWVIRALPQAQEVLKIYPGWLKVGMAYVSLCVTPQSTARKVVLEALPLLGRQAEGPESFHLVEVLMGSRQVQRTVLADEELLLNRLWDIRQTSLRQEYSDLLHEAMATKAAVVSVSHVYSAQGAVVLDVACFAEAERLYMLVRDTAVQGRALTALVLPDVLHSELPSDSCPLLVFVNPKSGGLKGRDLLCSFRKLLNPHQVFELTSVGPLPGFHLFSQVPCFRVLVCGGDGTVGWVLAALEETRHHLACPEPSVAILPLGTGNDLGRVLRWGAGYSGEDPFSVLVSVDEADTVLMDRWTILLDAHQDGNAENGVTDAEPPKPPAAGASTILFVNAAAEIVQMSNYCGIGIDAELSLDFHQARNEEPGKFTSRFHNKGVYVRVGLQKISQARGLHREIRLQVGQQEVPLPSIEGLIFINIPSWGSGADLWGSDSDTRFEKPRMDDGLLEVVGVTGVVHMGQVQGGLRSGIRIAQGSYFRVTLLKAIPVQVDGEPWVQAPGNMIISAAGPKVHMLRKAKQKPRKAGTSREVQVDATSAPEGDLK, encoded by the exons ATGCCTCGGGTTTGGTGTCCGGAGGCCCAGTCGGGGAAATGTGGGCCGGCTGCAGCCTGGGCGGTCAGGGGCAGAGTCCACGCAAACCACACCAGGCCCGCCCGGGTGGGCCAGCCGTTCGAACCTTGCCTTGGCGCACCCAGCCTCTCCCCACCGCCCCGCCTTTTCCTTTGCCCCGCCCTCGGCTCCACCCCGTGGCTACGCCTGCGCAGTGGGGCGGGGGCAATAGGCATCCTGGCGGTCCAGGCAGAGCAGCCGCGGTGCCGGTCGCCTCCAGTTCGCTGCTGCCTCCAGCGCGCTCGCCCGGGCTCGGGCGGCTCCGGCTGGGATGGCGGCGGCGGCCGAGCCCGGAGCCCGCCCCTGGCTGGGCGGCAGCGCCCCGCGGCCCAGAAGCCCGGTTTGCAGCCCAGTACTGGGCAGCGAAGGCCGCGCGCGCCCGGTTTTGGGGCCGGGGCCGGAGCGGGCGGGCGTCAGACCCCCGGGTCCCGCGGCCTTGCAGGGCCACAGCTTCCGGAAGGTGACGCTCACCAAGCCCACCTTCTGCCATCTCTGCTCGGACTTCATCTGGGGGCTGGCCGGCTTCCTGTGCGACG GGACTGGGGTGTTTGGGGCCACAGCAGGGAGGGGTGTGCACTGAAACTGAGGGCCTTCTGGAAGAGCTGCCTGTCCCCAGAACAGACTGCCTCGAGGCTCTGTG GTGCAGCGTACAGCTGTTTGGGTGGAGTGAGGGAAGAGTGCCCCTGGGGGAGCTGGTCTCCTACAGAGATGCAGGAGCTTGCAAGGCCCCTGCCCTTCTG GGCCCACTTACGGACTCCTATTCCCATAGTCTGCAACTTCATGTCCCATGAGAAGTGTCTGAAGCATGTGAAGACCCCATGTACCAGTGTTGCACCCAGCCTGGTCCGG GTCCCTGTGGCTCACTGCTTCGGCTCCCGGGGTGTCTACAAGCGCAAGTTCTGTGCTGTCTGTCGCAAGGGCCTGGAGGCGCCTGCACTCCGCTGTGAAG TGTGTGAGCTGTACCTTCACCCCGACTGTGTGCCCTTCGCCTGCAGTGACTGCCGCCAGTGTCACCAGGATGGACACCAGGATCAT GACGTGCATCATCACCACCACTGGCGGGAGGGGAACCTGTCTTCTGGAGCGCGCTGTGAGGTCTGTAGGAAGATGTGCAGCTCCTCAGAGGTGCTGGCTGGCCTGCGCTGCGAGTGGTGTGGGGTCCAG GCCCACTCGGTCTGCTCCACGGTACTTGCTCCTGAGTGCACCTTCGGGCGCCTGCGCTCCCTGGTCCTGCCCCCCACGTGTGTGCGCCTGCTATCCCGCAACTTCAGCAAGATGCATTGCTTCCGCATCACCGAGATGATGGCCCCAGAGCTCG GTGACGGGGATGGTGGTGCAGATGGAGGTGCTGCTGCAGTCCCAGGCAGAGAGACGTTGGTACCTCCAGAGTCCA GCAAGCAGACATTGAAGATCTTTGATGGTGATGATGCGGTGAGGCGAAACCAGTTCCGAGTCATCACTATCTCCCGCCTGGCCCCCAGCAAGGAGGTGCTG GAGGCTGCGCTGCGGGCCTACTACATCCCTGAAGACCCTGATAGCCTGGAGCTACACCCGCTGCCCTCTCAGGCTGGTAATGCCCTGGCTTGGGCTAAGGCTGGAAtcttggaggaggaggagggcgtGAGAGGCCCAGGGTCCTGCGAGGCTGCGCCCGAGGCCTGGGTCATCCGTGCTCTGCCTCAGGCCCAGGAAGTCCTGAAGATCTATCCTGGCTGGCTCAA GGTAGGTATGGCCTACGTATCCCTGTGTGTGACCCCGCAGAGCACAGCGAGGAAGGTGGTGCTGGAGGCCCTGCCGCTGCTTGGCCGCCAG GCTGAGGGTCCTGAGAGCTTCCATCTGGTGGAGGTGCTCATGGGCAGCCGGCAGG TCCAGCGGACAGTGCTGGCAGACGAAGAGCTCCTGCTCAACCGGCTTTGGGACATCCGGCAG ACCTCCTTGCGGCAG GAGTACAGTGACCTGCTGCATGAAGCCATGGCCACCAAAG CCGCCGTGGTGTCCGTGAGTCACGTCTACTCCGCCCAAG GTGCAGTAGTGCTGGATGTTGCCTGCTTCGCAGAGGCTGAGCGGCTGTACATGCTGGTCAGGGACACAGCTGTGCAGGGCCGGGCACTGACCGCACTGGTGCTCCCAGATGTGCTG CACTCAGAGCTGCCCTCAGACAGCTGCCCTCTCCTTGTGTTCGTGAATCCCAAGAGTGGAGGCCTCAAGGGTCGGGACCTGCTCTGTAGCTTCCGGAAGCTGCTGAACCCTCACCAGGTTTTTGAGCTGACCAGCGTGGGTCCTCTTCCTGG GTTCCACCTGTTCTCCCAGGTGCCCTGCTTCCGAGTGCTGGTATGTGGTGGGGACGGCACCGTGGGCTGGGTGCTGGCTGCCCTGGAAGAAACACGGCACCATTTGGCCTGCCCAGAACCTTCTGTGGCCATCTTGCCACTGGGTACAG GAAACGACCTAGGGCGGGTCCTCCGTTGGGGGGCTGGCTACAGTGGGGAGGACCCCTTCTCAGTGCTGGTGTCCGTGGATGAGGCTGACACTGTGCTCATGGACCGCTGGACCATCTTGCTGGATGCTCACCAGGATGGCAATGCAGAGAATGGTGTAACAGACGCAGAGCCCCCCAAG CCACCTGCTGCAGGGGCCAGCACCATCCTCTTTGTAAATGCAGCTGCTGAG ATTGTACAGATGAGCAACTACTGTGGCATTGGCATCGATGCAGAGCTGAGCCTGGACTTCCACCAGGCCCGGAATGAGGAGCCTGGCAAGTTCACAAGCAG GTTCCACAACAAGGGCGTGTATGTGCGCGTCGGACTGCAGAAGATCAGCCAGGCACGTGGCCTGCACAGGGAGATCCGGCTGCAGGTGGGGCAGCAGGAAGTGCCACTGCCCAGCATTGAGGGCCTCATTTTCATCAACATTCCCAG CTGGGGCTCAGGGGCCGATCTGTGGGGCTCGGATAGCGACACAAGGTTCGAGAAGCCGCGCATGGACGATGGactgctggaggtggtgggcgtCACAGGTGTTGTCCACATG GGCCAGGTCCAGGGTGGGCTGCGCTCTGGAATCCGCATTGCCCAGGGCTCCTACTTCCGGGTCACGCTTCTCAAGGCCATCCCTGTGCAGGTGGATGGGGAGCCATGGGTTCAGGCCCCCGGGAACATGATTATCTCGGCTGCTGGCCCAAAG GTCCACATGTTGCGGAAAGCCAAGCAGAAGCCCAGAAAGGCCGGGACCTCTAGGGAGGTCCAGGTGGATGCCACATCTGCCCCTGAGGGTGACCTCAAGTAG
- the DGKQ gene encoding diacylglycerol kinase theta isoform X1, whose product MPRVWCPEAQSGKCGPAAAWAVRGRVHANHTRPARVGQPFEPCLGAPSLSPPPRLFLCPALGSTPWLRLRSGAGAIGILAVQAEQPRCRSPPVRCCLQRARPGSGGSGWDGGGGRARSPPLAGRQRPAAQKPGLQPSTGQRRPRAPGFGAGAGAGGRQTPGSRGLAGPQLPEGDAHQAHLLPSLLGLHLGAGRLPVRRDWGVWGHSREGCALKLRAFWKSCLSPEQTASRLCGAAYSCLGGVREECPWGSWSPTEMQELARPLPFWAHLRTPIPIVCNFMSHEKCLKHVKTPCTSVAPSLVRVPVAHCFGSRGVYKRKFCAVCRKGLEAPALRCEVCELYLHPDCVPFACSDCRQCHQDGHQDHDVHHHHHWREGNLSSGARCEVCRKMCSSSEVLAGLRCEWCGVQAHSVCSTVLAPECTFGRLRSLVLPPTCVRLLSRNFSKMHCFRITEMMAPELGDGDGGADGGAAAVPGRETLVPPESSKQTLKIFDGDDAVRRNQFRVITISRLAPSKEVLEAALRAYYIPEDPDSLELHPLPSQAGNALAWAKAGILEEEEGVRGPGSCEAAPEAWVIRALPQAQEVLKIYPGWLKVGMAYVSLCVTPQSTARKVVLEALPLLGRQAEGPESFHLVEVLMGSRQVQRTVLADEELLLNRLWDIRQTSLRQVSQTRFYVADNRAPAPRISLFVGGLPPGLSPQEYSDLLHEAMATKAAVVSVSHVYSAQGAVVLDVACFAEAERLYMLVRDTAVQGRALTALVLPDVLHSELPSDSCPLLVFVNPKSGGLKGRDLLCSFRKLLNPHQVFELTSVGPLPGFHLFSQVPCFRVLVCGGDGTVGWVLAALEETRHHLACPEPSVAILPLGTGNDLGRVLRWGAGYSGEDPFSVLVSVDEADTVLMDRWTILLDAHQDGNAENGVTDAEPPKPPAAGASTILFVNAAAEIVQMSNYCGIGIDAELSLDFHQARNEEPGKFTSRFHNKGVYVRVGLQKISQARGLHREIRLQVGQQEVPLPSIEGLIFINIPSWGSGADLWGSDSDTRFEKPRMDDGLLEVVGVTGVVHMGQVQGGLRSGIRIAQGSYFRVTLLKAIPVQVDGEPWVQAPGNMIISAAGPKVHMLRKAKQKPRKAGTSREVQVDATSAPEGDLK is encoded by the exons ATGCCTCGGGTTTGGTGTCCGGAGGCCCAGTCGGGGAAATGTGGGCCGGCTGCAGCCTGGGCGGTCAGGGGCAGAGTCCACGCAAACCACACCAGGCCCGCCCGGGTGGGCCAGCCGTTCGAACCTTGCCTTGGCGCACCCAGCCTCTCCCCACCGCCCCGCCTTTTCCTTTGCCCCGCCCTCGGCTCCACCCCGTGGCTACGCCTGCGCAGTGGGGCGGGGGCAATAGGCATCCTGGCGGTCCAGGCAGAGCAGCCGCGGTGCCGGTCGCCTCCAGTTCGCTGCTGCCTCCAGCGCGCTCGCCCGGGCTCGGGCGGCTCCGGCTGGGATGGCGGCGGCGGCCGAGCCCGGAGCCCGCCCCTGGCTGGGCGGCAGCGCCCCGCGGCCCAGAAGCCCGGTTTGCAGCCCAGTACTGGGCAGCGAAGGCCGCGCGCGCCCGGTTTTGGGGCCGGGGCCGGAGCGGGCGGGCGTCAGACCCCCGGGTCCCGCGGCCTTGCAGGGCCACAGCTTCCGGAAGGTGACGCTCACCAAGCCCACCTTCTGCCATCTCTGCTCGGACTTCATCTGGGGGCTGGCCGGCTTCCTGTGCGACG GGACTGGGGTGTTTGGGGCCACAGCAGGGAGGGGTGTGCACTGAAACTGAGGGCCTTCTGGAAGAGCTGCCTGTCCCCAGAACAGACTGCCTCGAGGCTCTGTG GTGCAGCGTACAGCTGTTTGGGTGGAGTGAGGGAAGAGTGCCCCTGGGGGAGCTGGTCTCCTACAGAGATGCAGGAGCTTGCAAGGCCCCTGCCCTTCTG GGCCCACTTACGGACTCCTATTCCCATAGTCTGCAACTTCATGTCCCATGAGAAGTGTCTGAAGCATGTGAAGACCCCATGTACCAGTGTTGCACCCAGCCTGGTCCGG GTCCCTGTGGCTCACTGCTTCGGCTCCCGGGGTGTCTACAAGCGCAAGTTCTGTGCTGTCTGTCGCAAGGGCCTGGAGGCGCCTGCACTCCGCTGTGAAG TGTGTGAGCTGTACCTTCACCCCGACTGTGTGCCCTTCGCCTGCAGTGACTGCCGCCAGTGTCACCAGGATGGACACCAGGATCAT GACGTGCATCATCACCACCACTGGCGGGAGGGGAACCTGTCTTCTGGAGCGCGCTGTGAGGTCTGTAGGAAGATGTGCAGCTCCTCAGAGGTGCTGGCTGGCCTGCGCTGCGAGTGGTGTGGGGTCCAG GCCCACTCGGTCTGCTCCACGGTACTTGCTCCTGAGTGCACCTTCGGGCGCCTGCGCTCCCTGGTCCTGCCCCCCACGTGTGTGCGCCTGCTATCCCGCAACTTCAGCAAGATGCATTGCTTCCGCATCACCGAGATGATGGCCCCAGAGCTCG GTGACGGGGATGGTGGTGCAGATGGAGGTGCTGCTGCAGTCCCAGGCAGAGAGACGTTGGTACCTCCAGAGTCCA GCAAGCAGACATTGAAGATCTTTGATGGTGATGATGCGGTGAGGCGAAACCAGTTCCGAGTCATCACTATCTCCCGCCTGGCCCCCAGCAAGGAGGTGCTG GAGGCTGCGCTGCGGGCCTACTACATCCCTGAAGACCCTGATAGCCTGGAGCTACACCCGCTGCCCTCTCAGGCTGGTAATGCCCTGGCTTGGGCTAAGGCTGGAAtcttggaggaggaggagggcgtGAGAGGCCCAGGGTCCTGCGAGGCTGCGCCCGAGGCCTGGGTCATCCGTGCTCTGCCTCAGGCCCAGGAAGTCCTGAAGATCTATCCTGGCTGGCTCAA GGTAGGTATGGCCTACGTATCCCTGTGTGTGACCCCGCAGAGCACAGCGAGGAAGGTGGTGCTGGAGGCCCTGCCGCTGCTTGGCCGCCAG GCTGAGGGTCCTGAGAGCTTCCATCTGGTGGAGGTGCTCATGGGCAGCCGGCAGG TCCAGCGGACAGTGCTGGCAGACGAAGAGCTCCTGCTCAACCGGCTTTGGGACATCCGGCAG ACCTCCTTGCGGCAGGTGAGCCAGACGCGGTTCTACGTGGCAGACAACAGGGCTCCGGCCCCTCGAATCTCCCTGTTCGTTGGTGGCCTGCCTCCTGGCTTGTCTCCCCAGGAGTACAGTGACCTGCTGCATGAAGCCATGGCCACCAAAG CCGCCGTGGTGTCCGTGAGTCACGTCTACTCCGCCCAAG GTGCAGTAGTGCTGGATGTTGCCTGCTTCGCAGAGGCTGAGCGGCTGTACATGCTGGTCAGGGACACAGCTGTGCAGGGCCGGGCACTGACCGCACTGGTGCTCCCAGATGTGCTG CACTCAGAGCTGCCCTCAGACAGCTGCCCTCTCCTTGTGTTCGTGAATCCCAAGAGTGGAGGCCTCAAGGGTCGGGACCTGCTCTGTAGCTTCCGGAAGCTGCTGAACCCTCACCAGGTTTTTGAGCTGACCAGCGTGGGTCCTCTTCCTGG GTTCCACCTGTTCTCCCAGGTGCCCTGCTTCCGAGTGCTGGTATGTGGTGGGGACGGCACCGTGGGCTGGGTGCTGGCTGCCCTGGAAGAAACACGGCACCATTTGGCCTGCCCAGAACCTTCTGTGGCCATCTTGCCACTGGGTACAG GAAACGACCTAGGGCGGGTCCTCCGTTGGGGGGCTGGCTACAGTGGGGAGGACCCCTTCTCAGTGCTGGTGTCCGTGGATGAGGCTGACACTGTGCTCATGGACCGCTGGACCATCTTGCTGGATGCTCACCAGGATGGCAATGCAGAGAATGGTGTAACAGACGCAGAGCCCCCCAAG CCACCTGCTGCAGGGGCCAGCACCATCCTCTTTGTAAATGCAGCTGCTGAG ATTGTACAGATGAGCAACTACTGTGGCATTGGCATCGATGCAGAGCTGAGCCTGGACTTCCACCAGGCCCGGAATGAGGAGCCTGGCAAGTTCACAAGCAG GTTCCACAACAAGGGCGTGTATGTGCGCGTCGGACTGCAGAAGATCAGCCAGGCACGTGGCCTGCACAGGGAGATCCGGCTGCAGGTGGGGCAGCAGGAAGTGCCACTGCCCAGCATTGAGGGCCTCATTTTCATCAACATTCCCAG CTGGGGCTCAGGGGCCGATCTGTGGGGCTCGGATAGCGACACAAGGTTCGAGAAGCCGCGCATGGACGATGGactgctggaggtggtgggcgtCACAGGTGTTGTCCACATG GGCCAGGTCCAGGGTGGGCTGCGCTCTGGAATCCGCATTGCCCAGGGCTCCTACTTCCGGGTCACGCTTCTCAAGGCCATCCCTGTGCAGGTGGATGGGGAGCCATGGGTTCAGGCCCCCGGGAACATGATTATCTCGGCTGCTGGCCCAAAG GTCCACATGTTGCGGAAAGCCAAGCAGAAGCCCAGAAAGGCCGGGACCTCTAGGGAGGTCCAGGTGGATGCCACATCTGCCCCTGAGGGTGACCTCAAGTAG
- the DGKQ gene encoding diacylglycerol kinase theta isoform X4 → MPRVWCPEAQSGKCGPAAAWAVRGRVHANHTRPARVGQPFEPCLGAPSLSPPPRLFLCPALGSTPWLRLRSGAGAIGILAVQAEQPRCRSPPVRCCLQRARPGSGGSGWDGGGGRARSPPLAGRQRPAAQKPGLQPSTGQRRPRAPGFGAGAGAGGRQTPGSRGLAGPQLPEGDAHQAHLLPSLLGLHLGAGRLPVRRDWGVWGHSREGCALKLRAFWKSCLSPEQTASRLCGAAYSCLGGVREECPWGSWSPTEMQELARPLPFWAHLRTPIPIVCNFMSHEKCLKHVKTPCTSVAPSLVRVPVAHCFGSRGVYKRKFCAVCRKGLEAPALRCEVCELYLHPDCVPFACSDCRQCHQDGHQDHDVHHHHHWREGNLSSGARCEVCRKMCSSSEVLAGLRCEWCGVQAHSVCSTVLAPECTFGRLRSLVLPPTCVRLLSRNFSKMHCFRITEMMAPELGDGDGGADGGAAAVPGRETLVPPESSKQTLKIFDGDDAVRRNQFRVITISRLAPSKEVLEAALRAYYIPEDPDSLELHPLPSQAGNALAWAKAGILEEEEGVRGPGSCEAAPEAWVIRALPQAQEVLKIYPGWLKVGMAYVSLCVTPQSTARKVVLEALPLLGRQAEGPESFHLVEVLMGSRQVQRTVLADEELLLNRLWDIRQEYSDLLHEAMATKAAVVSVSHVYSAQGAVVLDVACFAEAERLYMLVRDTAVQGRALTALVLPDVLHSELPSDSCPLLVFVNPKSGGLKGRDLLCSFRKLLNPHQVFELTSVGPLPGFHLFSQVPCFRVLVCGGDGTVGWVLAALEETRHHLACPEPSVAILPLGTGNDLGRVLRWGAGYSGEDPFSVLVSVDEADTVLMDRWTILLDAHQDGNAENGVTDAEPPKPPAAGASTILFVNAAAEIVQMSNYCGIGIDAELSLDFHQARNEEPGKFTSRFHNKGVYVRVGLQKISQARGLHREIRLQVGQQEVPLPSIEGLIFINIPSWGSGADLWGSDSDTRFEKPRMDDGLLEVVGVTGVVHMGQVQGGLRSGIRIAQGSYFRVTLLKAIPVQVDGEPWVQAPGNMIISAAGPKVHMLRKAKQKPRKAGTSREVQVDATSAPEGDLK, encoded by the exons ATGCCTCGGGTTTGGTGTCCGGAGGCCCAGTCGGGGAAATGTGGGCCGGCTGCAGCCTGGGCGGTCAGGGGCAGAGTCCACGCAAACCACACCAGGCCCGCCCGGGTGGGCCAGCCGTTCGAACCTTGCCTTGGCGCACCCAGCCTCTCCCCACCGCCCCGCCTTTTCCTTTGCCCCGCCCTCGGCTCCACCCCGTGGCTACGCCTGCGCAGTGGGGCGGGGGCAATAGGCATCCTGGCGGTCCAGGCAGAGCAGCCGCGGTGCCGGTCGCCTCCAGTTCGCTGCTGCCTCCAGCGCGCTCGCCCGGGCTCGGGCGGCTCCGGCTGGGATGGCGGCGGCGGCCGAGCCCGGAGCCCGCCCCTGGCTGGGCGGCAGCGCCCCGCGGCCCAGAAGCCCGGTTTGCAGCCCAGTACTGGGCAGCGAAGGCCGCGCGCGCCCGGTTTTGGGGCCGGGGCCGGAGCGGGCGGGCGTCAGACCCCCGGGTCCCGCGGCCTTGCAGGGCCACAGCTTCCGGAAGGTGACGCTCACCAAGCCCACCTTCTGCCATCTCTGCTCGGACTTCATCTGGGGGCTGGCCGGCTTCCTGTGCGACG GGACTGGGGTGTTTGGGGCCACAGCAGGGAGGGGTGTGCACTGAAACTGAGGGCCTTCTGGAAGAGCTGCCTGTCCCCAGAACAGACTGCCTCGAGGCTCTGTG GTGCAGCGTACAGCTGTTTGGGTGGAGTGAGGGAAGAGTGCCCCTGGGGGAGCTGGTCTCCTACAGAGATGCAGGAGCTTGCAAGGCCCCTGCCCTTCTG GGCCCACTTACGGACTCCTATTCCCATAGTCTGCAACTTCATGTCCCATGAGAAGTGTCTGAAGCATGTGAAGACCCCATGTACCAGTGTTGCACCCAGCCTGGTCCGG GTCCCTGTGGCTCACTGCTTCGGCTCCCGGGGTGTCTACAAGCGCAAGTTCTGTGCTGTCTGTCGCAAGGGCCTGGAGGCGCCTGCACTCCGCTGTGAAG TGTGTGAGCTGTACCTTCACCCCGACTGTGTGCCCTTCGCCTGCAGTGACTGCCGCCAGTGTCACCAGGATGGACACCAGGATCAT GACGTGCATCATCACCACCACTGGCGGGAGGGGAACCTGTCTTCTGGAGCGCGCTGTGAGGTCTGTAGGAAGATGTGCAGCTCCTCAGAGGTGCTGGCTGGCCTGCGCTGCGAGTGGTGTGGGGTCCAG GCCCACTCGGTCTGCTCCACGGTACTTGCTCCTGAGTGCACCTTCGGGCGCCTGCGCTCCCTGGTCCTGCCCCCCACGTGTGTGCGCCTGCTATCCCGCAACTTCAGCAAGATGCATTGCTTCCGCATCACCGAGATGATGGCCCCAGAGCTCG GTGACGGGGATGGTGGTGCAGATGGAGGTGCTGCTGCAGTCCCAGGCAGAGAGACGTTGGTACCTCCAGAGTCCA GCAAGCAGACATTGAAGATCTTTGATGGTGATGATGCGGTGAGGCGAAACCAGTTCCGAGTCATCACTATCTCCCGCCTGGCCCCCAGCAAGGAGGTGCTG GAGGCTGCGCTGCGGGCCTACTACATCCCTGAAGACCCTGATAGCCTGGAGCTACACCCGCTGCCCTCTCAGGCTGGTAATGCCCTGGCTTGGGCTAAGGCTGGAAtcttggaggaggaggagggcgtGAGAGGCCCAGGGTCCTGCGAGGCTGCGCCCGAGGCCTGGGTCATCCGTGCTCTGCCTCAGGCCCAGGAAGTCCTGAAGATCTATCCTGGCTGGCTCAA GGTAGGTATGGCCTACGTATCCCTGTGTGTGACCCCGCAGAGCACAGCGAGGAAGGTGGTGCTGGAGGCCCTGCCGCTGCTTGGCCGCCAG GCTGAGGGTCCTGAGAGCTTCCATCTGGTGGAGGTGCTCATGGGCAGCCGGCAGG TCCAGCGGACAGTGCTGGCAGACGAAGAGCTCCTGCTCAACCGGCTTTGGGACATCCGGCAG GAGTACAGTGACCTGCTGCATGAAGCCATGGCCACCAAAG CCGCCGTGGTGTCCGTGAGTCACGTCTACTCCGCCCAAG GTGCAGTAGTGCTGGATGTTGCCTGCTTCGCAGAGGCTGAGCGGCTGTACATGCTGGTCAGGGACACAGCTGTGCAGGGCCGGGCACTGACCGCACTGGTGCTCCCAGATGTGCTG CACTCAGAGCTGCCCTCAGACAGCTGCCCTCTCCTTGTGTTCGTGAATCCCAAGAGTGGAGGCCTCAAGGGTCGGGACCTGCTCTGTAGCTTCCGGAAGCTGCTGAACCCTCACCAGGTTTTTGAGCTGACCAGCGTGGGTCCTCTTCCTGG GTTCCACCTGTTCTCCCAGGTGCCCTGCTTCCGAGTGCTGGTATGTGGTGGGGACGGCACCGTGGGCTGGGTGCTGGCTGCCCTGGAAGAAACACGGCACCATTTGGCCTGCCCAGAACCTTCTGTGGCCATCTTGCCACTGGGTACAG GAAACGACCTAGGGCGGGTCCTCCGTTGGGGGGCTGGCTACAGTGGGGAGGACCCCTTCTCAGTGCTGGTGTCCGTGGATGAGGCTGACACTGTGCTCATGGACCGCTGGACCATCTTGCTGGATGCTCACCAGGATGGCAATGCAGAGAATGGTGTAACAGACGCAGAGCCCCCCAAG CCACCTGCTGCAGGGGCCAGCACCATCCTCTTTGTAAATGCAGCTGCTGAG ATTGTACAGATGAGCAACTACTGTGGCATTGGCATCGATGCAGAGCTGAGCCTGGACTTCCACCAGGCCCGGAATGAGGAGCCTGGCAAGTTCACAAGCAG GTTCCACAACAAGGGCGTGTATGTGCGCGTCGGACTGCAGAAGATCAGCCAGGCACGTGGCCTGCACAGGGAGATCCGGCTGCAGGTGGGGCAGCAGGAAGTGCCACTGCCCAGCATTGAGGGCCTCATTTTCATCAACATTCCCAG CTGGGGCTCAGGGGCCGATCTGTGGGGCTCGGATAGCGACACAAGGTTCGAGAAGCCGCGCATGGACGATGGactgctggaggtggtgggcgtCACAGGTGTTGTCCACATG GGCCAGGTCCAGGGTGGGCTGCGCTCTGGAATCCGCATTGCCCAGGGCTCCTACTTCCGGGTCACGCTTCTCAAGGCCATCCCTGTGCAGGTGGATGGGGAGCCATGGGTTCAGGCCCCCGGGAACATGATTATCTCGGCTGCTGGCCCAAAG GTCCACATGTTGCGGAAAGCCAAGCAGAAGCCCAGAAAGGCCGGGACCTCTAGGGAGGTCCAGGTGGATGCCACATCTGCCCCTGAGGGTGACCTCAAGTAG